A stretch of the Saccharolobus caldissimus genome encodes the following:
- a CDS encoding 5-(carboxyamino)imidazole ribonucleotide synthase, protein MYSILDWKPKIGILGGGQLGWMMILEGRRFPFTFYVLESDKSAPACKIADKCFSPEQYKEFVDSSDIVTFEFEHVYDKALEYAEESGKLLPKLNTVELKRERYKEKIFYKEHNLPTPRFFIANDGEEALKILKEEFNGVGVLKESRGGYDGKGQYFIKSDIEKYEFLKNKKEKFVVEEYVNFDFEASVIVVRDKKGIIANYPPTFNYNEKGILVYNYGPYYNQEIVNIGKKLSEELDYIGTMGVEVFVVNGKVLINEFAPRVHNTGHYTLDGAFISQFEQHLRAIVGIELGSTSIISPSGMVNILGTDRVPHEVLRYGKIYWYSKAEVRKRRKMGHINVVGNNLEEVKQKIDKIIELIYPNGLDL, encoded by the coding sequence ATGTACTCAATACTAGATTGGAAGCCTAAAATAGGAATATTGGGTGGAGGTCAACTAGGCTGGATGATGATATTAGAAGGGAGAAGATTCCCATTCACATTCTACGTTTTAGAGAGCGATAAGAGCGCACCAGCATGTAAAATTGCAGATAAGTGTTTTAGTCCAGAGCAGTATAAGGAATTTGTAGACAGTTCAGATATAGTAACTTTCGAATTTGAACACGTTTACGATAAAGCATTAGAATATGCAGAAGAAAGTGGAAAACTTCTTCCTAAACTTAATACTGTTGAACTTAAGCGAGAAAGATATAAGGAGAAGATCTTTTATAAGGAGCATAACTTGCCTACTCCTAGATTTTTTATTGCAAACGATGGCGAAGAGGCGTTAAAGATACTTAAGGAGGAGTTTAATGGTGTAGGAGTGCTAAAAGAGTCTAGAGGAGGATATGATGGAAAAGGTCAGTATTTTATTAAAAGTGATATAGAAAAATATGAGTTTTTGAAAAATAAGAAGGAAAAATTTGTAGTAGAGGAATACGTTAATTTCGACTTTGAGGCTTCAGTAATTGTAGTTAGGGATAAAAAGGGAATAATAGCAAATTATCCTCCTACTTTTAATTATAATGAAAAAGGAATACTAGTATATAATTATGGTCCATATTACAATCAAGAAATAGTTAACATAGGCAAAAAGCTAAGCGAAGAATTAGACTATATTGGCACGATGGGTGTTGAGGTCTTTGTAGTTAATGGTAAAGTATTAATTAACGAGTTTGCACCTAGAGTTCACAATACTGGACATTACACCTTAGATGGAGCTTTTATATCCCAATTTGAACAGCATCTAAGAGCAATCGTGGGAATTGAACTAGGATCTACATCAATCATCTCTCCGAGTGGCATGGTAAATATTTTAGGGACTGATAGAGTTCCTCATGAGGTTTTAAGATACGGTAAAATTTATTGGTATTCGAAAGCTGAAGTGAGAAAAAGGAGAAAAATGGGGCATATTAATGTAGTAGGAAATAATCTTGAGGAGGTTAAGCAAAAAATTGATAAAATTATAGAACTAATTTATCCTAATGGGTTAGATTTATGA
- a CDS encoding winged helix-turn-helix domain-containing protein produces MKFKFKIWIETEDGKPLIGKGGVKLLRAIENTGSLSTASKTIGVSYKFAWEYVKRINEILNQSIEMRKGGKNAGGSKVSEKLDKILGIYEEAEKELSQVLEKYNKKLEEVLKEYSKKEV; encoded by the coding sequence ATGAAGTTTAAATTTAAGATCTGGATCGAGACAGAGGATGGAAAGCCTTTAATAGGAAAGGGAGGTGTCAAATTATTAAGGGCTATTGAAAATACTGGTTCCCTTTCCACAGCCTCTAAGACAATTGGGGTCTCATATAAATTTGCTTGGGAATATGTTAAAAGGATAAATGAAATTTTAAATCAATCCATAGAAATGAGGAAAGGCGGAAAGAACGCAGGTGGATCAAAAGTAAGTGAAAAATTAGATAAAATTTTAGGAATCTACGAAGAGGCAGAAAAAGAGCTCTCACAAGTTTTAGAAAAATATAATAAAAAATTGGAAGAAGTACTCAAGGAATATAGCAAAAAAGAGGTATAA